A single region of the Dermacentor silvarum isolate Dsil-2018 unplaced genomic scaffold, BIME_Dsil_1.4 Seq373, whole genome shotgun sequence genome encodes:
- the LOC119435005 gene encoding uncharacterized protein LOC119435005 encodes MDISSLWRLDTLVVQYDPDGKHGTHIALEEFERHVSKKGGRYEVPVLILEPVLDAGHNNFPVARQRLLMQLRRFKQQAYLLAEYDKTIQTYFDECHAERVPDKNVPFMPNTYYMPHHGVIRRDAVTTKLRVAFDASSHAPGQPALIIACLSKAQKMDADSLNLLLNFRFHPFVIVADIKKEYLQMVIRREGRDALPFLWMATQHQPLPLILQ; translated from the coding sequence ATGGACATCTCTTCTCTGTGGCGCCTCGACACCCTTGTAGTGCAATATGATCCTGACGGTAAACATGGCACCCACATAGCTCTGGAGGAGTTCGAACGCCATGTCTCGAAGAAAGGAGGGCGCTACGAGGTTCCTGTCCTAATTCTGGAGCCAGTTCTCGACGCCGGCCACAACAACTTCCCCGTTGCTAGGCAGAGGCTTTTGATGCAGCTCCGACGCTTCAAGCAACAAGCATATCTCCTCGCCGAGTATGACAAGACGATCCAGACTTATTTTGACGAATGTCACGCCGAACGAGTTCCCGACAAAAACGTTCCCTTCATGCCGAACACGTACTACATGCCGCATCATGGAGTGATTCGACGCGACGCAGTCACTACCAAACTCCGAGTTGCTTTCGATGCATCGTCTCATGCTCCGGGTCAACCAGCCCTGATTATAGCGTGCTTATCAAAGGCTCAAAAAATGGATGCTGATTCATTGAACCTGCTGCTCAACTTCAGGTTTCATCCATTCGTTATTGTGGCTGACATAAAGAAGGAGTACCTGCAGATGGTCATTCGGCGCGAGGGCAGAGATGCACTCCCTTTTTTGTGGATGGCGACGCAGCATCAACCATTGCCGCTAATTCTCCAGTGA